The following coding sequences lie in one Lemur catta isolate mLemCat1 chromosome 11, mLemCat1.pri, whole genome shotgun sequence genomic window:
- the NAPEPLD gene encoding N-acyl-phosphatidylethanolamine-hydrolyzing phospholipase D isoform X1 — MLHFSSPKDMDENENNQSLVTSSQYPKEAARKRQNSAQNSGGSDSSRFSRKSFKLDYRLEEDVTKSKKGKDGRFVNPWPTWKNPSIPNVLKWLIMERNHSSIPRSKEELDKELPVLTPYFVADPEEAGVREAGLRVTWLGHATVLVEMDELIFLTDPIFSSRASPSQYMGPKRFRRPPCTISELPPIDAVLISHNHYDHLDYGSVIALNERFGNELRWFVPLGLLDWMQKCGCENVIELDWWEENCVPGHDKVTFVFTPSQHWCKRTLMDDNKVLWGSWSVLGPWNRFFFAGDTGYCPAFEEIGKRFGPFDLAAIPIGAYEPRWFMKYQHVDPEEAVRIHIDVQTKKSVAVHWGTFALANEHYLEPPVKLSEALERYGLKTEDFFILKHGESRYLNTDDENFE, encoded by the exons ATGCTGCACTT ttcttcacCAAAGGACATGGATGAAAATGAGAACAACCAGTCCCTGGTGACTAGCAGCCAATATCCTAAAGAAGCAGCCAGAAAACGCCAAAATTCAGCACAGAATTCTGGAGGAAGCgattcttctaggttttccaggAAAAGCTTCAAACTAGATTATAGACTAGAGGAAGATGTGACCaaatcaaagaaaggaaaagatgggaGATTTGTTAACCCTTGGCCAACATGGAAGAATCCCTCAATTCCAAATGTTCTCAAATGGCTGATCATGGAGAGAAATCACAGCAGCATTCCACGTTCTAAAGAG GAACTTGACAAAGAACTCCCAGTGCTAACGCCGTATTTTGTCGCTGACCCTGAAGAAGCTGGAGTGCGGGAAGCTGGCTTAAGAGTCACGTGGCTGGGGCATGCAACGGTGTTGGTGGAGATGGATGAGCTCATATTTCTTACGGATCCCATCTTCAGCTCTCGCGCCTCACCATCCCAGTACATGGGTCCAAAGCGATTTCGGCGTCCCCCGTGCACAATAAGTGAACTCCCCCCAATAGATGCAGTCCTTATCAGCCACAACCACTATGACCATCTGGATTACGGTTCTGTCATTGCTTTGAATGAGCGATTTGGTAATGAGTTGAGATGGTTTGTGCCTTTGGGTCTCCTCGACTGGATGCAAAAATGTGGTTGTGAGAATGTCATTGAGCTGGACTGGTGGGAGGAGAATTGTGTCCCCGGACACGATAAGGTCACCTTTGTCTTTACACCTTCCCAACACTGGTGTAAAAGGACTCTAATGGATGACAACAAGGTTCTGTGGGGCAGCTGGTCTGTCTTGGGGCCTTGGAATCGATTTTTTTTTGCAGGAGATACTGGTTATTGCCCAGCTTTTGAAGAGATAGGAAAAAGATTTGGACCTTTTGACCTTGCAGCTATTCCCATTGGAGCTTATGAACCAAG GTGGTTTATGAAATATCAGCACGTAGACCCAGAAGAAGCTGTAAGGATTCACATTGATGTCCAAACAAAGAAATCTGTGGCAGTTCACTGGGGAACTTTTGCCTTAGCAAATGAG CATTACTTAGAGCCTCCAGTGAAACTGAGTGAAGCTCTAGAAAGATATGGACTTAAGACTGAAGATTTTTTTATCTTGAAGCATGGAGAATCAAGATACCTAAATACAGATGATGAAAACTTTGAATAA
- the NAPEPLD gene encoding N-acyl-phosphatidylethanolamine-hydrolyzing phospholipase D isoform X2, protein MDENENNQSLVTSSQYPKEAARKRQNSAQNSGGSDSSRFSRKSFKLDYRLEEDVTKSKKGKDGRFVNPWPTWKNPSIPNVLKWLIMERNHSSIPRSKEELDKELPVLTPYFVADPEEAGVREAGLRVTWLGHATVLVEMDELIFLTDPIFSSRASPSQYMGPKRFRRPPCTISELPPIDAVLISHNHYDHLDYGSVIALNERFGNELRWFVPLGLLDWMQKCGCENVIELDWWEENCVPGHDKVTFVFTPSQHWCKRTLMDDNKVLWGSWSVLGPWNRFFFAGDTGYCPAFEEIGKRFGPFDLAAIPIGAYEPRWFMKYQHVDPEEAVRIHIDVQTKKSVAVHWGTFALANEHYLEPPVKLSEALERYGLKTEDFFILKHGESRYLNTDDENFE, encoded by the exons ATGGATGAAAATGAGAACAACCAGTCCCTGGTGACTAGCAGCCAATATCCTAAAGAAGCAGCCAGAAAACGCCAAAATTCAGCACAGAATTCTGGAGGAAGCgattcttctaggttttccaggAAAAGCTTCAAACTAGATTATAGACTAGAGGAAGATGTGACCaaatcaaagaaaggaaaagatgggaGATTTGTTAACCCTTGGCCAACATGGAAGAATCCCTCAATTCCAAATGTTCTCAAATGGCTGATCATGGAGAGAAATCACAGCAGCATTCCACGTTCTAAAGAG GAACTTGACAAAGAACTCCCAGTGCTAACGCCGTATTTTGTCGCTGACCCTGAAGAAGCTGGAGTGCGGGAAGCTGGCTTAAGAGTCACGTGGCTGGGGCATGCAACGGTGTTGGTGGAGATGGATGAGCTCATATTTCTTACGGATCCCATCTTCAGCTCTCGCGCCTCACCATCCCAGTACATGGGTCCAAAGCGATTTCGGCGTCCCCCGTGCACAATAAGTGAACTCCCCCCAATAGATGCAGTCCTTATCAGCCACAACCACTATGACCATCTGGATTACGGTTCTGTCATTGCTTTGAATGAGCGATTTGGTAATGAGTTGAGATGGTTTGTGCCTTTGGGTCTCCTCGACTGGATGCAAAAATGTGGTTGTGAGAATGTCATTGAGCTGGACTGGTGGGAGGAGAATTGTGTCCCCGGACACGATAAGGTCACCTTTGTCTTTACACCTTCCCAACACTGGTGTAAAAGGACTCTAATGGATGACAACAAGGTTCTGTGGGGCAGCTGGTCTGTCTTGGGGCCTTGGAATCGATTTTTTTTTGCAGGAGATACTGGTTATTGCCCAGCTTTTGAAGAGATAGGAAAAAGATTTGGACCTTTTGACCTTGCAGCTATTCCCATTGGAGCTTATGAACCAAG GTGGTTTATGAAATATCAGCACGTAGACCCAGAAGAAGCTGTAAGGATTCACATTGATGTCCAAACAAAGAAATCTGTGGCAGTTCACTGGGGAACTTTTGCCTTAGCAAATGAG CATTACTTAGAGCCTCCAGTGAAACTGAGTGAAGCTCTAGAAAGATATGGACTTAAGACTGAAGATTTTTTTATCTTGAAGCATGGAGAATCAAGATACCTAAATACAGATGATGAAAACTTTGAATAA